In Chitinophaga oryzae, the sequence GTTTGGCCAGGAACTGTGGCATGGTGTATATTTTATTTTTGAGGTATAGCGGGATAAAGAACACGGCTACAATGATCAGGGTGGCGGCGGCCATCCATTCGTAGGTGGAGATGGCCAGTCCGAGCGCGAAGCCGGAGCCGGACATACCGATGAAGTGTTCTGCTGAAATATTGGAGGCGATCAGGGAAGCGCCGATAGCCCACCAGGTGAGGGAGCCTTCCGCGAGGAAGAAGTCTTTGGAGCTGGCAGCCGCTGATTTTTTCCGATGATAGACGTAGTACCCGTAGGTGGCGATGGCGATAAAGTAAATGAAAAAGACGATGTAATCCGCTTGCTGCAGCTTATTCATGTGGTGGATGTGGAATTTATAAAGTTGGTTGATAAGTTACATTAATTGCTGCGATCCCCCAAAAGGGGGATCTGACCGGTATGCAGCAACAAACGGAGGTTTTTCAGAATAGTCAGAATTTCAGGGTGGCAGGCAGGTATTTCGCCACGAGATCTTCGTAGTAAGGACGAAGCTTATTCCAGTCCGGTGGTACCGGGTTTTTGGAATAGAGGTCATATGGGTTGAAGAGTTTCACCCATTTGAGCATTTCGCGGTCATGATCATCGAGCAGATAATCATAGGCGCCTTCCCGGTGCCAGGCGTAGAAAGAGTGGTAGCGCAGCATGTACAGGCCGGATTCCGGCAGATGGTCTTTCATCATCTGGTACACGTATTCATCGTGTCCCCATGACATGTGCACGTTGCGCAGGCCGCAGCCCTGCTGATACACGCCGGTACCTTCCTGGTACGCGGTATTTTGATAATCCGGGTTGTTGCGGAAATATTCCGGATAAACGACTTTGTCGGAGTAAGGGGCGCCAACGGGGAAGGTATCGCCTACAACGGCCCATTGTGGCTCGCCGAAGAGGCAGAGCACTTTGCCCATATCATGCATGAGGCCTGTGAGCACCATCCAGTCGGGATGGCCGTCATTACGGATGGCTTCCGATGTCTGCAGCAGGTGCTGGAACTGGTCCAGGTCGGTATCCGGATCGGAGTCGTCCACCAGTTCGTTCAGGAAATTGAAAGCGTCCCATACCGGCATTTCCTTTTTGTTGAATTGCAGGAAGTCGGCCCTTTTCTGTTGCACAAAATCATAAGTCTGGTAGGTATGATTGAGACGGTAGAATTCACGGACGGTGTCCCGCTCAGGGGTATCGTAGTTCCGGTATTCGTCTGCAGATTTGGAGGTAGCGATGCTTTCCGGCGTGGGATACCGTTCCAGGACGGCGTCTTCCCACTGGTCGAGGCTTGTTAAAGGATTCACTTCTTTTTCAGTGAAGGAAGGTTGTTTGTTATCCATGGCAAGCTGTTTTATGGCTGACTTAAATTTCGGCTATTTTGACAGGATTATTGGTATAGGCGGGGAGTTTTATTTACGAAACCGGTTTCGTAGATTTATTGATCATGAAAAATGTGAATATCAGGGCGCTGGCCCGGGAGCTGAACCTTTCGTTGTCTACCGTGTCGAAGGCTTTGCGCGACAGTTATGAAATCAGCGCCGCCACCAAAGAAAGGGTGCGGGCGCTGGCGGCCGAATGGAACTACATCCCGAATGCTTACGCCAGCAGCCTGCGGGGACGTAAGAGTAAAAATATCGCCGTCGTGCTGCCGGAGGTGGCGGACAGTTTTTTTTCGATCGCTATTAATGGTATCGAGGCAGCCGTGAAGCCGAAAGGATATCATGTGATCATTTACCTGACGCATGAAAGTTATGCCGGAGAAGCGGCTATATTAAAAGATTTCCAGAGCGGCCGGGTGGACGGGGTGCTGTTGTCGGTATCGCGGGAAACCACAGAGACGGCCCATGTGCAGGAACTGATGGACAAAGATGTACCGGTAGTGTTCTTCGACCGGGTGCTGGAAACGCTGGCCGCGCCCAAAATTGTGACCAATGATGCCGAAAGCGCCTATAAAGCCACGGTGCATCTGATAGCGCAGGGATGCCGGGAGATCGCCTATCTCGGTATTTCCGACAGCCTGTCTATCTGCCGCCAGCGGATGGCCGGGTATATTCAGGCGCTGGGAGATCACCAGCTGCCCGTACACCAGCGGAACATCCTTACCTGTACTGACGACAGCACCCGTAATTTCCAGCAGGTAAAAAAACTGCTGCAGCGGTCGCGGCGGCCGGACGGCATCATAGCCTCCGTGGAAAAACTAACGACTACCGTATACCAGGCCTGCCTGCAGCTGAAGTTGCGCATGCCCGCAGATGTAAAGCTGGTGTGTTTCTCCAACCTGGAGATCGCTACTATTCTGCAGCCGTCGCTGACAACGGTCACACAGCCGGCTTTTGAGATGGGAAAGACCGCGGCGGAAGTGCTGGTGAAGATGCTGGAGAAGAAGCCGCTATCGACGAAGGATATACGGATGGTGATACCTTCGGAATTGGTGATGAGGGAGTCGAGCAGGTGACCATAGTTATTGTCTGTGATTTTCCCTCGTTAGTTTCAACATATTGCTTCTCAGCACTTTTGCCATTTCGCGGTTATAAAAAGTGTCGTCCTCCAGCAGTGGGGAAGTATATAATGTTGCTCCTTTTTTTAATTCAATTTCTTTTCTCTTAATATACCTAAACCATAGTTTTTCATAAAGCGTTTCAGGCTTTTTTCTCATTTGGGCGACGTCAACAAATTGTTTTTGCTCAGCGCTAAATGGTAAAAGTCGTCCTTCAACCAATGCCTCAAACCAATATCCATATTTTTCCAACAACGCTATTTCTTCAGGAGAGAAGATCACAGGATTACATGCAATGGTGAATTTGCCCTTTGATTTTATGTATTCATGATGTTTCGCTTCGTTGTTCATTATACATTAATTTGTTTTAAGAACTACGACAAATAAAATAAAGAGAAAGTGTCTTCGGCCAGGCGCCTGATTGTACTTTAAGATAGTAAATTTTAAGGTGTTTTCCCGTTTTGGAGATCAAATTCCACAGATAGAAACGCTGGGCCGGCTTTGCCTGCCGCGCTTTTCCGCCTGGACGGAGAAGCATCCGACGCTATTCAAGCTGATGAGTGCGCAGGAGCGTAGGCTTACCAGGAATGGAAATATCCGCAGATGCTGCAGTGGATATCCTTATCGGAGCAGTCGTCTTTTCCGGATGTGGCCCGGTAAACGTTGGGCCGGATCCGTAGCCGGCGGCGGCCCAGACCTTTTGTGACGATCGTCACGGGCCGGATTGCTACAGCGGCCCGACCTTTGTATACAGCATAAAAAAAGAACGATGACACACGCAGGAAAAACCGTAACGCAGTTCCTCACTGCACTGAACAACGAAGACATGGCGGCCGCCCGGGCCTTGCTCACTTCCGATTTTAAATTTGTGGGTGTATTAGGCTCCCGTGACGGGGCGGACGTATACATAGAAGATATGGGCCGTATGAAGATGAAATACACGGTCCATAAGATATTTGAAGAAGGAGACGATGTATGCGTGCTGTGCGATTATATTATGGGAAACAAAACCGTCTTCGGGTGCAGCTGGTACCAGCTGAGAGAGGGCAAGCTCAGTTCCCTCCGCGTAGTATTTGACCCCCGGCCATTGTTGTAAAAAATATAAGCGCGGCTTGCCTGCGCTTAATATTTTATAATCAGATGGTTAGACTTGATAATTACATTTATATAAAAAAATCTTCTAAAAAGGCCGTTTAGCCGTAGGGTAAGGGTGCTGTTTGGGTACTCCCTATCAGGCTATGGATAAAAATACCTTTCACGAACTTGTCAACCGTTATCTGGACGGCACCGCCACTACCGCTGAGCAGGCGCTGGTAGACCGTTATTGTGAGCAGCTGGAGACCGCAGGGGAAACGGAGCTGGAACCGGAGGCCGAGGCATTGCTGCAGCAGGTGATGTATGACCGCATCATGCGACGGATTCAGGCGCCCCGGAAACGTTTTTACCGGTGGACATACGCCGCAGCGGCCGCAGCGGTGCTGGCAATTGTAGCCGTAGGAGGCGTTTTCTTTTTTCCCCGCAAGCAGCCGCCTGCCATAACCGTTAAAGAGAAATCTGTATTTCATAACGATATTGAGCCGGGCGGCAATAAAGCCACGCTGACGCTGGCCAACGGCAGCACCGTGGTGCTGGATGATGTGGTAACTGATACGCTGGCGCCGCAGGGCAACAGCAGGATTACCCGGACCGGCAACGGCCAGCTGGCGTACCAGGCGCAGTCTGGCGTTCCCGGGAAGCCGGTATATAATACCCTTACCACACCGGCAGGCGGCCAGTTCCGCCTTACCTTACCCGATGGCAGCAAGGTTTGGCTGAATGCCGCCTCCTCCATTACTTTCCCTACCGCCTTTACCGGCAAAGACCGCACGGTGGAACTTAAAGGCGAAGCTTATCTCGAAGTGAGCCGGAATCCACAACAACCATTTAAAGTGAAAGTCCGCGACATGGAAGTGTCTGTATTGGGCACCCATTTTAATATCAACGCCTATCCTGATGAAAAAGGGATCCGCACCACACTGCTGGAAGGGTCCGTACGAGTGAACAACGAAGAACAGTCATATACGCTGAAACCTGGCCAACAGGCACAGCTCCAGCCCAACGGGCAATTTTCCCTGCATACGGTGGATACCGAAGACATCATCGCCTGGAAAGACGGGCAGTTTGCCTTCGACGATGCCGACATTCACACCGTGATGCGCCAGGTAGCACGCTGGTATGGCGCGGAAGTGATTTATGAAGGGAATGTCAGCCACCATTTTATGGGTACCATCCCCCGGGATGTGCCGGTATCGCGGCTGCTGAAAATGCTGGAACTGACAGGCAGGGTGTCTTTTGTCGTGGATGGAAATAAAATTATCGTCAAACCTTAAAGCAAAAACCAATCAATAATCTGCCTGAAAAAAATGGCCAGAGATATTCGCAGTATCCCTGGCCGGTGGGCAACATTAAAAAGTCCTGTTTAGAAATTTTATTCATCACCCAAAATCAAAAGTATGATTTTAAGAGCTTGGTTCCAAGCCCAGCGCGGTATCCTGTACCCGCCAGCTTATGAGCACTCCGGCAGGTTTCCGGCCCGGAGAAAAATCTGGAAGATTATGAAACTAACTGTCATGTTACTGCTGGCTGCCTTTATGCATGTGAGTGCGGGCACTTTTGCGCAGACAGTGACGCTTTCTGTAAAGAAAGCACCGTTAACCAGGGTTTTTAGGGAGATGCAACAACAAACAGGATATTCTTTCCTGTACTCCAAAGAAGACCTGCAGCACACGGACCATATCAGCCTGGACCTGAAGAATGTGCAGCTGACGGCCGCGCTGAAGGAATGCTTTAAGGAGCAGCCCCTTACCTTTACGATCGTAGACAAGGTGGTGATCATCAAACGGGAAAAAAATACGCTGGCAGCGCCACCTGCGGCGGCAGCCGTTGCGGCCATACCTGTAACCGGTACCATTACCGACAGCACCGGTACCGCACTGCCGGGGGCTTCCGTGGTGATCAAAGGAACGACCCGCTCCGCCATCTCCGATGTGGACGGCCGGTTTAATATCGACGCCAAACCCGGCGACGTACTGGTGATCCGCTATGTAGGCTTCAATACCAAAGAAGTGACCGTCGGTAAAAATACCAGCATACAAATTAAGCTGGAACAACTTTCCAGCCGCCTGGCAGGCATTTCCGTGGTAAGCACCGGTTACCAGACCATCTCCAAGGAACGCGCTACCGGCTCCTACTCCACCATCTCCGCCGACGATATGGCCGGTAAAATGCAGACAGGCATACTGGACCGCCTCGAAGGGATGGCTGCAGGGATGACCTCCTATAAAGGTAAAATGCAGATCCGCGGGGTAACCACCCTGGGCACTCAGACAGCTCCCCTGTACGTAATTGACGGGATGCCCTTTGAAGGAGACAGTGCGGTGATCAACCCGTCCGACATTGCTACGGTGACAGTACTCAAAGACGCGACCGCCGCCTCCATTTACGGCGCCCGCGCCGCCAACGGCGTCATCGTAATGACCACCAAACAAGGCAAAGCCGGCGCTATGAGAATCAGCTATAACAACGCGATCAAGTTTACCCCGCTGCCATCCAGAAGCTATAGCAACCGCATGTCCAGCGCTGAACTGGTAGATTTTCAGCGCGACATGTTCAACTACCGCTCCGGCGACTATAATGCCATCGATCCCCGCAAAGCCATGAATGATGTATACCGGCTGCTTTACGAACGAAAGGGCGGTAAAATCACGGAAGAGCAGCTGCAAAGCGCCCTGAACGTATTTCGTAACAACGACCGCTATGACCAGATGACGGACGAACTGCTGCGTAAAGCCATGGTGACCAACCAGCATAACCTGTCGCTCTCCGGTGGCAGCGAAAAATACCGCTATAATCTTTCCGTTAACTACCTCGGCACTAATCCGTACGAAAAAGCCCAGCAGTCACAACGTTTGGGTTATAACCTCCGCAATACCTTCAATTTCACCAAGTGGATGCGGGTAGACGTAGGCGTCTTGGGAAGCAGCATCAAAGAAGATTATGACAACGGATTTCTGGGGATGAAGAACTTCAACACCGGGAAAGCCTCCTATTACATGCTGCGTAATACCGACGGTCAGCCTGCGCAATGGTACCTGGGCAAATCCCAGTATGAAATTGACCGCCTGAAGGGCCTGGGCCTGCAGGACGAAACATATCGTCCGCTGGAAGAACTCCACCGGCAGCGTTACACCCGGAAAGGCAATTACCTGAACCTCAACGTTGGCGCAAACTTCAAAATCATCAACGGGTTGTCCCTGGACGTGCGTTATCAGGCAGAACGCATGGATACCACCATACAGCAGTTGTACCGTAAGAACGCTAACGTGGTAACCACCATGCTTAACGACGCTACCCCGATTAACGCCTCCTCCTCCCTGCTGCCGCTGGGCGGCCAGTTTAACGAAAACAGAAGCACCGTGGCCACCAACATGCTGCGTTTGCAGTTGAACTACGATAAACTGATCGGTAACGACCATGAAATCCAGGCGTTGGCGGGTGCAGAACGACGCCAGGTACGGAGCACCGCTACCAATATCCATAAATACGGATATGACGAGTATAGCCTCAACTATAAGCCGATTGATGAACTGATGTTGAACCAGAGCCTGAAAAATATGCAGTCTCTTTTTGGCCAGTTCAGGCTGGATAGCAGAAATAAAGACAGAGAGAGAGGGTTCCGGGACCAGGAAGACAGGTTCGTATCTTTTTATGGCAATGCTTCCTATACCTACAAACGCAAGCTGACAGCATCCGGTAGCATCAGAATGGACCAGTCCAACCTGTTTGGTACAGATCCTAAATATCAATACACACCCATGTGGTCAGCCGGGTTGATGTATGTAGTAACCGATGGTGGAGATATCAGCTGGCTGGACCGCCTGGCAGTGCGCACCACTTACGGCGTGAATGGCAATATCCCGAAAGATGCAGGTCCTTACATGATCACCATGGACGACAACACCAACTATCTGACCAATGAATCCCAGGCCTATGTGTACAGTCCGCCTAATGCCGGATTACGCTGGGAAAAAACCAAGGTGGCCAATATCGGTGTGGACTTCAGCACACTTAATGGCAGACTGACGGGTTCTGTTGAATTCTACAATAAGAATACTTCCGACCTGTTGGGATATATGGCAGCAGATCCGACGCTGGGCTGGCAATCTTACATTGTCAACTACGGCAGCATGTATAACCGTGGTATAGACATTACGCTGACCAGCACAAATTTCAAGACCAGGGATTTCCGCTGGAACACCACGTTCAACTTCAACTATAACAAGAACGAGCTGACCAACCTGGACGTGTCGGAAAATTCGTTGTATGGCTACGTGTACCAGGCGCAACGCCGGGAAGGTATTCCGTTAGACGGTTTATACAGCATCCGGTACGCCGGCCTGGACGCTAACGGCCGCCCACAGGCGTTTACCAAAGACGGAAAAATTGTGAAGTCCACACAGAACTTAACAGTAGCTGATCTGGTATACAGCGGAACAACAGTACCGCCCTATTCCGCGTCTCTCCAGAATACCCTGCACTATAAGGACTTCGATCTGTTCTTTATGTTCATTTACTATGGCGGTCATGTTATGAGAGATGTGGTAGCGCCTTATCTGACCAAATTCCCTGAGCTGAACTACACCAGCAATATGGACCGTTTGGCGCTTAATTACTGGAAAAAGCCCGGTGATGAACAAAATCCGGACCTCGCGCCCGGTTACTTCAGCGGTGCTTCCACCGCCACCACTACCCTGTGGGATGGTGCCGACAAACATATCAGCAAAGCATCCTATATCAAGCTGCGCGACGTAACACTGAGTTATAACCTCCCTTCGGCACTGCTGAAGAAAGCTTATATACAAAGTATGCGCCTGAGCTTCCAGGTACAAAATATATGGCGCTGGTCTGCCAACAAACAAAACCTTGACCCGGAAGTATGGAATGGTACTATCATTAATGCCACCAGGGGATCATTGGTACCACCCAGCTATACAATTGGTGTAAATGTTAATTTCTAAACGAAACAACATGAAAAAAATATTCATACTGTTACTGGCAGGCGCATCCCTTGCAACACTACCGGCATGTAACAAATACCTCGATATAAAACCGAAAGGATATACCATCCCTGAGTATTTTGACGATTATCAGAAACTGATGAACCACATTAACCTTGTAGCTGCGGTTGGGGCTTACCCGGCCTATATTACGGATGATGTTGAAGGCGGTGAGGATAATGACGTCAATCAGTCGGCCTCCTATCCGTTCTATGCCGTGTACAAACGCAACCTGTATAGTTTTGCACCGGGACAGATATTTGAACAGAACGATAATGACCCGCAATGGAACCCCTCCTACGACAATATTTTTGTTTGCAACACGGTCATCAATAACGTGATGAAGGTGAAAGATGCTTCCGAGCAGGAGAAAAAGCGGCTGCGCGCACAGGCGCAGGTATCCCGCGCATTTGAATACCTGACGCTCGTAAATATTTACGCTGAACAATATGATCCGGCCAATGCCGCTTCAGCCCTGGGCGTTCCGCTGGTGTTAACGGAAGACATCACAAAGCCTTATGAAAGGAAAAGCGTGGCCGCTGTATATGCACAAATCAAACAGGACCTGGAAGAAGCATTGCCCAACCTGCCTGACCAGGTGCCCAACAGTTTAAAGCCCGGAAAGAGCGCTGCCTATGGTTTGTTGAGCCGTGTAAACCTGTACATGGGAGACTTTAAGACGTCATTGGAAAATGCCAACAAAGCGCTGGGCGCAAATAATGCGTTGATGAGCTATGCTCCCTATGGCATCCGGAAAGGAACCTGGGGCCGTGTCTGGAACCCTGTGGATTCGTCCGCTTTCCCTGATGGACATCTCAATAGGGAGACCATCTGGTTCAGAAGGGGCACTCCCAGCTCTTCCAGCATATTTACAGAAGTATATGCGAATCCGGACCTGATCAGCATATTTAAGAAGGGCCTGCCGGCAGGTGCTGTGGATAAGCGTTTTAGCTTGTTCTACTGCGATGGCGAAGCGCTTTTTGGACCGAATAAAATATTATTCCCGGGCCGCGTATTGTGGGCAGCTTATGTGGAGTTTAACCTGGGCGTCGGTACGCCGGAATTGTACCTGAACGCTGCCGAGGCAGAAGCCCGCACAGGCAGCAAGGACAGGGCGATGCAACTGATCAATACCCTGCGCGACAGCCGCATTGTCAATAATCAGCCGCTGGCAGCCGCCAATAATGAAGAAGCGCTCCGGCTGGTACTGGAAGAACGCAGACGGGAGCTGGCCCTGATGGGATACAACCGCCTGGCCGACCTGAAGCGGCTGAACAAGGACGCCCGTTTCGCTAAAACTGTTGTCCATAAGCATAACGGACAGACCTACACCCTGCCGGCTAATGATAAGCGCTATGTGTTCCCCATACCGCCAAAAGTGCTGGCAATGAACCCTGATATTCCGCAATACGAACGCTAAACCATATACCGCCCGGAGGTGACCTCCCCTCCGGGCCCAACCCTCTTTTTATGAAGAAGATTTTATTGATACTCTGCCTGCTGATTGCGCTGGAAGGAAGGGCGCAGGAAGAAATAGCGTTTAACAATGCTGCCTGGCAGGCCACGCTGGAACAGGCAGCGAAAGAGAATAAACTGATATTCCTGGATTGTTATACCTCCTGGTGCGCTCCCTGTAAATGGATGGAAAAAAATGTGTTTAACGTTCCGGAAGTCTATAACTACTACAACCAGCATTTCATCAACACCAAACAGGATATGGAGAAGGGCGAGGGTGTGGACCTGCGGAAGAAATACAATGTACAGTCTTTCCCCACCTACCTTTTCATTAATGGCAAGGGCGAAGTAGTGCACCGTACCGGCTCCCGTATGTCGGTAGAAGAGTTCCTGGAAGAAGGCCGCATGGCCACAGACCCGGACCGCAGCATGTCGTCCCTGTCTGCCCGCTACAACGCCGGCGAAAGAAGCATACCGTTCCTGTTGAATTATTACCTCGCCGTAGCACGGTCTGACCGCCGCACGGCTGAAAAAATCGGCGGAGAAATCAGCGAAAAAGTGGCGGAGGCTGATCTGAATTCACCAATGGGGTGGAAGATCATTAAAAATATCGCCCGTTCCGGAGACGACCGCCTGGGTAAATACTATCTGTCCAACCAGGCGCAGTTCGCGTCCTATGCCAGCCGGGAGGAACGCGATGCGCTCACCGACCGCCTTATCTCCAGCACGTTGTACCCCAAAATCTACAGCAAGGATGAGAAAGGTTTCTTTGAAGGATTACAGCATTTTAAACAGTCAACATCACCGGAGAGACAGAAGCAGGCGGTGATGCTGGAAGCCGAATGGTATCAGCAGCAGGGCAACGTGAGCGCATATGTGAAACTGACGGACAAGGCCATGAAAGGAGTGCTGAAGGCAGATGCTGAGAAGTTGAGTTTCCTGGCGCGCCGCCTCAACGGCAAACGCGAAGCAGATCCCCAAACGGCTGCTTTCCTGCCACAGGCTTATAAAATGTCGAAGAAGGCCGTTGCCCTGGAACCGGAAGAGTACAGTATTCAGAGCACTTTCGGCTGGGTATGCCTTACCATGAAGAAAAAACAGGAGGGCCTGACCGCCGCCCGTAAAGCCAGGAAGCTGGCAGACGCTGAAACGTCCAAAATCCAGAAACTGGCCCAGGAACTGGTAAACGAGCTGGAAAAACTTTAACCAACGAACCATATCCCGTGAAAAAAAGGGTGCAGCTGCAGGGCTGCACCCTTTCCTTTTGAAAAAGGACTTGCATTATTTCGCTGCCAGGGTTATCTTCGCCCTCACCAACCATTTTGAATGGATATTGTTACTTCCTGTTTGTAGGCCCGCAAACAACAGGTAGCGATTCATGTCGGATTACAATACATATACGGATGATCATCTTTGGCGCCAGATAACGCTGGACGATCAGGATGCTTTTACCGCGGTCTACCACCGTTATTGGAAGGTATTGTATCTCCGTGCCCGTAATATGTTGTCCGACAGCGACCTGGCGCAGGACATCGTGCAGGAAGTGTTCATCTCCCTGTGGCACCGCCGGCAGGAAGTGGAAATACTACATCTCAAAGCTTACCTTTTTCAGGCTGTCCGCTTCCAGGAGCTGAAAGCGCTGCGCAACCTCAAATCAGACACGAATTTTTACGAGCGGCTGGCCCATATCTCCAAAGATCTCCTGCAACACGAGCCTATGGCTTTTAAGGAGCTGGATAGCGTGCTGCAGCGCGTAATGGCGACCATTCCCGAAGACCAGCGCGCCATTTTCAGCATGAGCCGCGATGAAGGCCTCACCT encodes:
- a CDS encoding inositol oxygenase family protein — its product is MDNKQPSFTEKEVNPLTSLDQWEDAVLERYPTPESIATSKSADEYRNYDTPERDTVREFYRLNHTYQTYDFVQQKRADFLQFNKKEMPVWDAFNFLNELVDDSDPDTDLDQFQHLLQTSEAIRNDGHPDWMVLTGLMHDMGKVLCLFGEPQWAVVGDTFPVGAPYSDKVVYPEYFRNNPDYQNTAYQEGTGVYQQGCGLRNVHMSWGHDEYVYQMMKDHLPESGLYMLRYHSFYAWHREGAYDYLLDDHDREMLKWVKLFNPYDLYSKNPVPPDWNKLRPYYEDLVAKYLPATLKF
- a CDS encoding nuclear transport factor 2 family protein, giving the protein MTHAGKTVTQFLTALNNEDMAAARALLTSDFKFVGVLGSRDGADVYIEDMGRMKMKYTVHKIFEEGDDVCVLCDYIMGNKTVFGCSWYQLREGKLSSLRVVFDPRPLL
- a CDS encoding LacI family DNA-binding transcriptional regulator, encoding MKNVNIRALARELNLSLSTVSKALRDSYEISAATKERVRALAAEWNYIPNAYASSLRGRKSKNIAVVLPEVADSFFSIAINGIEAAVKPKGYHVIIYLTHESYAGEAAILKDFQSGRVDGVLLSVSRETTETAHVQELMDKDVPVVFFDRVLETLAAPKIVTNDAESAYKATVHLIAQGCREIAYLGISDSLSICRQRMAGYIQALGDHQLPVHQRNILTCTDDSTRNFQQVKKLLQRSRRPDGIIASVEKLTTTVYQACLQLKLRMPADVKLVCFSNLEIATILQPSLTTVTQPAFEMGKTAAEVLVKMLEKKPLSTKDIRMVIPSELVMRESSR
- a CDS encoding RagB/SusD family nutrient uptake outer membrane protein; the protein is MKKIFILLLAGASLATLPACNKYLDIKPKGYTIPEYFDDYQKLMNHINLVAAVGAYPAYITDDVEGGEDNDVNQSASYPFYAVYKRNLYSFAPGQIFEQNDNDPQWNPSYDNIFVCNTVINNVMKVKDASEQEKKRLRAQAQVSRAFEYLTLVNIYAEQYDPANAASALGVPLVLTEDITKPYERKSVAAVYAQIKQDLEEALPNLPDQVPNSLKPGKSAAYGLLSRVNLYMGDFKTSLENANKALGANNALMSYAPYGIRKGTWGRVWNPVDSSAFPDGHLNRETIWFRRGTPSSSSIFTEVYANPDLISIFKKGLPAGAVDKRFSLFYCDGEALFGPNKILFPGRVLWAAYVEFNLGVGTPELYLNAAEAEARTGSKDRAMQLINTLRDSRIVNNQPLAAANNEEALRLVLEERRRELALMGYNRLADLKRLNKDARFAKTVVHKHNGQTYTLPANDKRYVFPIPPKVLAMNPDIPQYER
- the maoP gene encoding DUF413 domain-containing protein; translation: MNNEAKHHEYIKSKGKFTIACNPVIFSPEEIALLEKYGYWFEALVEGRLLPFSAEQKQFVDVAQMRKKPETLYEKLWFRYIKRKEIELKKGATLYTSPLLEDDTFYNREMAKVLRSNMLKLTRENHRQ
- a CDS encoding thioredoxin family protein; translation: MKKILLILCLLIALEGRAQEEIAFNNAAWQATLEQAAKENKLIFLDCYTSWCAPCKWMEKNVFNVPEVYNYYNQHFINTKQDMEKGEGVDLRKKYNVQSFPTYLFINGKGEVVHRTGSRMSVEEFLEEGRMATDPDRSMSSLSARYNAGERSIPFLLNYYLAVARSDRRTAEKIGGEISEKVAEADLNSPMGWKIIKNIARSGDDRLGKYYLSNQAQFASYASREERDALTDRLISSTLYPKIYSKDEKGFFEGLQHFKQSTSPERQKQAVMLEAEWYQQQGNVSAYVKLTDKAMKGVLKADAEKLSFLARRLNGKREADPQTAAFLPQAYKMSKKAVALEPEEYSIQSTFGWVCLTMKKKQEGLTAARKARKLADAETSKIQKLAQELVNELEKL
- a CDS encoding FecR family protein; translated protein: MDKNTFHELVNRYLDGTATTAEQALVDRYCEQLETAGETELEPEAEALLQQVMYDRIMRRIQAPRKRFYRWTYAAAAAAVLAIVAVGGVFFFPRKQPPAITVKEKSVFHNDIEPGGNKATLTLANGSTVVLDDVVTDTLAPQGNSRITRTGNGQLAYQAQSGVPGKPVYNTLTTPAGGQFRLTLPDGSKVWLNAASSITFPTAFTGKDRTVELKGEAYLEVSRNPQQPFKVKVRDMEVSVLGTHFNINAYPDEKGIRTTLLEGSVRVNNEEQSYTLKPGQQAQLQPNGQFSLHTVDTEDIIAWKDGQFAFDDADIHTVMRQVARWYGAEVIYEGNVSHHFMGTIPRDVPVSRLLKMLELTGRVSFVVDGNKIIVKP
- a CDS encoding SusC/RagA family TonB-linked outer membrane protein → MKLTVMLLLAAFMHVSAGTFAQTVTLSVKKAPLTRVFREMQQQTGYSFLYSKEDLQHTDHISLDLKNVQLTAALKECFKEQPLTFTIVDKVVIIKREKNTLAAPPAAAAVAAIPVTGTITDSTGTALPGASVVIKGTTRSAISDVDGRFNIDAKPGDVLVIRYVGFNTKEVTVGKNTSIQIKLEQLSSRLAGISVVSTGYQTISKERATGSYSTISADDMAGKMQTGILDRLEGMAAGMTSYKGKMQIRGVTTLGTQTAPLYVIDGMPFEGDSAVINPSDIATVTVLKDATAASIYGARAANGVIVMTTKQGKAGAMRISYNNAIKFTPLPSRSYSNRMSSAELVDFQRDMFNYRSGDYNAIDPRKAMNDVYRLLYERKGGKITEEQLQSALNVFRNNDRYDQMTDELLRKAMVTNQHNLSLSGGSEKYRYNLSVNYLGTNPYEKAQQSQRLGYNLRNTFNFTKWMRVDVGVLGSSIKEDYDNGFLGMKNFNTGKASYYMLRNTDGQPAQWYLGKSQYEIDRLKGLGLQDETYRPLEELHRQRYTRKGNYLNLNVGANFKIINGLSLDVRYQAERMDTTIQQLYRKNANVVTTMLNDATPINASSSLLPLGGQFNENRSTVATNMLRLQLNYDKLIGNDHEIQALAGAERRQVRSTATNIHKYGYDEYSLNYKPIDELMLNQSLKNMQSLFGQFRLDSRNKDRERGFRDQEDRFVSFYGNASYTYKRKLTASGSIRMDQSNLFGTDPKYQYTPMWSAGLMYVVTDGGDISWLDRLAVRTTYGVNGNIPKDAGPYMITMDDNTNYLTNESQAYVYSPPNAGLRWEKTKVANIGVDFSTLNGRLTGSVEFYNKNTSDLLGYMAADPTLGWQSYIVNYGSMYNRGIDITLTSTNFKTRDFRWNTTFNFNYNKNELTNLDVSENSLYGYVYQAQRREGIPLDGLYSIRYAGLDANGRPQAFTKDGKIVKSTQNLTVADLVYSGTTVPPYSASLQNTLHYKDFDLFFMFIYYGGHVMRDVVAPYLTKFPELNYTSNMDRLALNYWKKPGDEQNPDLAPGYFSGASTATTTLWDGADKHISKASYIKLRDVTLSYNLPSALLKKAYIQSMRLSFQVQNIWRWSANKQNLDPEVWNGTIINATRGSLVPPSYTIGVNVNF
- a CDS encoding RNA polymerase sigma-70 factor; translation: MSDYNTYTDDHLWRQITLDDQDAFTAVYHRYWKVLYLRARNMLSDSDLAQDIVQEVFISLWHRRQEVEILHLKAYLFQAVRFQELKALRNLKSDTNFYERLAHISKDLLQHEPMAFKELDSVLQRVMATIPEDQRAIFSMSRDEGLTYREIADRMEISVKTVEKKISQALRTIRKGMDSAFPLLLSVMAVMEKNSQ